One Aegilops tauschii subsp. strangulata cultivar AL8/78 chromosome 7, Aet v6.0, whole genome shotgun sequence genomic window carries:
- the LOC109747339 gene encoding AAA-ATPase At3g50940, whose translation MEMVLDWRSVGSLIATVMVFRTAMRDFIPPEAEQWLRRLLARLAAAFRAPTATILIDEADGASSGATNDLYDAAQLYLGSRCLAAAPAVRLYKPRQSERAVASLPDSHTADDTFQGVRVKWTSTARPVERGAGHNPYNVFGSRGGGAGGDHRSLELQFPRQHRDFVHDTYIPHIIGEATRMRLKSRERRLYTNRAAAPGDDHHRLWTSHTFSHPSTFDTLAVDPALREEIRADLLRFAARREHYARVGRAWKRGYLLHGPPGTGKTSLVAAIANLLEFDVYDLELTTVPTNSHLRRLLVSTTPKSVVVVEDIDCSLDLSDRKKNSGGADEDNAQLAMLSPAAAAAMAAIGRESISLSGVLNFVDGLWSSCVGERLMIFTTNHPERLDPALLRPGRMDRKIELGYCTPAALRVLAKNYLGVGEDPEDEPDAVVDGLMAEAEGLLAADVRITPADIGEVFMGCDGAGASAALRKLVGELRGRRDAPAADTVQSGALTEEKME comes from the coding sequence ATGGAGATGGTCCTGGACTGGCGCTCGGTGGGCTCGCTGATCGCGACGGTGATGGTGTTCCGGACGGCCATGCGGGACTTCATCCCGCCGGAGGCGGAGCAGTGGCTGCGCCGCCTGCTcgcgcgcctcgccgccgcgttCCGGGCGCCCACGGCCACCATCCTCATCGACGAGGCCGACGGCGCCAGCTCCGGCGCCACCAACGACCTCTACGACGCCGCGCAGCTCTACCTCGGCTCGcgctgcctcgccgccgcccccgccgtgcGCCTCTACAAGCCGCGCCAGTCCGAGCGCGCGGTCGCCTCGCTCCCGGACTCGCACACCGCGGACGACACCTTCCAGGGCGTCCGCGTCAAGTGGACCTCCACCGCGCGCCCCGTCGAGCGCGGCGCCGGGCACAACCCCTACAACGTGTTCGgctcccgcggcggcggcgccggcggcgaccaccgcagcctcgAGCTCCAGTTCCCGCGCCAGCACCGCGACTTCGTGCACGACACCTACATCCCCCACATCATCGGCGAGGCCACCCGGATGCGGCTCAAGTCGCGGGAGCGCAGGCTCTACACCaaccgcgccgccgcgcccggcgacGACCACCACCGCCTCTGGACCTCCCACACCTTCTCCCACCCCTCCACCTTCGACACGCTCGCCGTCGACCCGGCGCTACGCGAGGAGATACGCGCCGACCTGCTCCGCTTCGCTGCCCGCCGGGAGCACTACGCGCGCGTAGGCCGCGCCTGGAAGCGCGGGTACCTGCTCCACGGCCCGCCCGGCACCGGCAAGACCAGCCTCGTGGCCGCCATCGCCAACCTCCTCGAGTTCGACGTCTACGACCTGGAGCTCACCACGGTGCCCACCAACTCCCACCTCCGCCGCCTGCTCGTCTCCACCACGCCCAAGTCCGTCGTCGTCGTGGAGGACATCGACTGCTCCCTCGACCTCTCCGACCGCAAGAAGAACTCCGGCGGCGCCGACGAGGACAACGCGCAGCTGGCGATGCTCTCCCCGGCCGCGGCCGCGGCCATGGCAGCGATCGGGCGCGAGTCCATCAGCCTCTCCGGCGTCCTCAACTTCGTGGACGGGCTCTGGTCGTCGTGCGTCGGCGAGCGCCTGATGATCTTCACCACCAACCACCCGGAGCGGCTGGACCCGGCGCTGCTCCGCCCGGGCCGCATGGACCGCAAGATCGAGCTCGGCTACTGCACGCCCGCCGCGCTCCGCGTGCTCGCCAAGAACTACCTCGGCGTCGGCGAGGACCCCGAGGACGAGCCCGACGCGGTGGTGGACGGCCTCATGGCCGAGGCCGAGGGCCTGCTCGCCGCTGACGTGCGCATCACGCCCGCCGACATCGGCGAGGTGTTCATGGGCTGCGATGGCGCGGGCGCCTCCGCCGCGCTGAGGAAGCTCGTCGGCGAGCTGCGCGGCAGGAGAGACGCGCCGGCAGCCGACACGGTGCAGTCCGGTGCACTGACGGAGGAGAAGATGGAGTGA